From the Nodularia sphaerocarpa UHCC 0038 genome, the window TCGCGAACCAGAACCACCAAACCATAAACTGTAACTAACCATTTGTGCCAGAAATGAAATCGCCCCAGCAATTGTCGCCGCAACCGCTTGTGTGAGAGTATCACGATTAGTAATGTGAGTCAGTTCGTGAGCAATTACCCCTTCGAGTTCCTCATCTGGTAATATATTCAAAATGCCTTCAGTAACAGCTACAGCCGCGTGTTCTGGGTCGCGTCCCGTAGCGAAAGCATTGGCAGTTTGGCTAGGAACAATGTAAACTCCTGGCATGGGAATATTGGCGCGTTGAGACAATTTCCGTACCATATTATACAGTCCCGGTGCTTCGGCTTCACTCACAGGACGAGCGCGGTAGACTCTCAGCGCAATCTGATCTGATTGATACCAAGAAAACAAATTTGTTGCTGCTGCTAAACCAATTCCGATAATTAAACCACCAGTACCGCCAATTATCCAATAGCTAATCGCAATCAACAGACCACTAAGAACAGCTAGCAAAGCAACCGTTTTCAACTGATTGTTCATAATTTTGGTCTCCCGCTAATGCTGCATGACGTTTTTTAGACAACAGCATAACTTAAGTAGCATATTAATTGTATCTAGCTAAACTCAGATATTGATGCAGAAAACCTCTCATCTTTAGTACGGATTTACTGCTTAAACTTAGGCATAGTATTTACACTTATACGAGCCAGTTGAGTTTTTTTAAATACTTTTTTTCATAAAAAAATATGTATACTTTCCTAAAAAAGGCTATACTTTAGGGGTAGTAACAATTATTATATTTACAGTATTTTCCTGAAAAAATTCAGTTGAAAAAACAGTAAGGCAAATAGAGTAACACTAAATCCTTGAATTTGTCAATACCTTTTAACTGATAGACTACCTTGTGATACAAGCTAAAATTTCATACTTAGTCAGATCACAACATAATGTTTAACCAAGCAGCACGATTAAACGTGTATAAACAATGCCAGATACTTCAAATTTAATTTCAGAATTTGAAACATTATTTAGACAAAAATTAAAATTAAACAACTGTAAGCTGAAAAAGAAAAAGCAAGAGAATAATTATGAAATTATTACTCCAGCCAAAGATATTTTTTTAATGTCCTGGTGCGATTTTCCAGACGTTAACTTGATATATCAGCCCATAGGAGTACGCACACAGCAGACTATGGTTTATGAACGAGCCATCCGTTCCCACATTAATTTTTGTTTGAGTAGTATCAAGGATAATACACAGACCGCCGTATAGAGTTAAGAATGTTTGGGGACAATAGTTTTCGGTTAAGGAGCGTAGAGACGTTCCATGGAACGTCTCTACTACAAGGGTTTTCTGCTCACGATTTTGCTTAACCGAGCAGTATTGAATCTGGGGTGGGTAACACTCACCCTCAACCATTACTTCATATTTTTACTCTTGTGGTAAGCCTAAATCTGGCAAATCTTTGACAATTTTGACTGTTTCTAAACTCACAGTCACCACTTGTTTAATTAACCTCACAATATACTCCTCATCATCCAGGCGATTGGGATCATTTGTAATACCGCTACGTTTATCTGTGGTAACTTGATATTGGTCTATAATCCAATCTAAAGCCGAACGGTTGCCTAAGCGATAGGCAAATACTTCTGGCGGTATACCTGTTAATGTCAGAAAGTCGTTATATTTGATTTGGGTTTTATCTTTGGAAAGGCGCATCTTCTCTACACGCCAATCAATAGGTAAGTCTTTATTTTCTAGATGTTTCAGACGATATTCAGGCTGTTTTTCATAGTTAATATGAATTTCTGCAAGTTGTTTTCCAGCTATTGCGAAAGGATGAAATTCTGGCGCAAAGGGAATACGGGGAAGTTCTCGTTTTAAGTTCGCTGCGTAGCGTTCCCGGTAGTCGGGATGATGGAGAACTGAGTATGTATAATAGAAAATATCCCATTTAGTAATGGTGGTATCTTGGTAATGGTTGCGATATTCTTCTAACGCCCAATCGGTGATATTTTCTCTGCGGTTGGTTCCGTCTTTCTCATAGGTGTAAAAGGGGAAACATTGAGTTTGTCTACCACCATAATGAAGACAGGGAATACTGTTAGTTATTTGTGCAGAAAATGGAATTTGAGCTTCATTAACAACGCCAATTACAGAATTTTCATTTTCAGTTTCAGGAGTCGGAAATATTAAGGGGAATTTACCTGGGCTGTCATTTAAACCATCGGCAAAATAAAGATGAGAATTTACGAATGGACGATAAAGCGATCGCCTAATTTTAGCTTGAGAAAATTCCAGCGAATTTCCGGTTTTCAAATCTTTTTTTAAATCTCTACTCCAAGCAATTTTCTGATCATCGTAAACTAGAAAATTATCTATGTTAACCGATTTATCATGGCGATCTTGCCATTTTCTCACCTGTTCGTTATAAGTAGAGATCATCCGTTGAATATTGGCTGTTAATTCATGGATATTAAAATTATAAGCCCACTTATCCCTATTTGTACTTACACCTAAACTAAATAGTTTAAACACTACTTTTTGATTTTGAATAGCAGCAGATTTAGCTTCTCGATTACCAAGTGATAGGTAATTTTCAAATTCATCTTCTAAACCTTCAGTTAACCAATTATGATTTTTATCGGGCGTAATTTCTTGCCATTCTACATCACCAGTATGCTGAAGTTTTTCTAAATATGCTAATTTTTCTTTTTTAGTTAAAAATTCGCCCATTCGAGCATAATATATTTTGGCTTTAATCATAAATATTCTAGTTTTAATTCTATTTTATTGATTATAAAAGCAAACCTTTTTGAGATGCTGCAACAAAGGTGAGACTGGTCAAACCTAAGCAAATTTCCCCATGTTCCAATTTATCAGCAATCACTCGCAGAGCTAAAGCCTGAACATTGGATATAGCTTGTTGTTGAGTCGCAGCATACACCAAAACACCAGGTATTTCTAAAATTTCTGCAATCCAACGACCGTCGTCTTCTTGTTCAACTTCAATACTGAAGTTAGTTGGTATTGAGCTTTGCATAAAATTACCTCTAGACTCTTTTTTTAATAAATATATTAACACTGACTCCCACCTGAATACCAAATACATTATGAGTTGTACCAGACAACTTGGGATTTTTGCGAACATTTCCCCCTAAATCAAATATATAAATTTTATCAAACTTCTTTTCTAGTTCCTGTCTCATCCCATCAAAAGCTATTTGCTCAATAAAACCGTTATTAGTGACAAACGCAATAATACCTTCATCGTTAATTCTCTCACTTGCCCAGCGAATCGCTTTTACATAAGGATCTGCTAGTTTATTTTTTAATATTGCTTTTGATGCTTTTCCGTAAGTTTCGGAAACAAGATCATCAATACCAGTTTTATCTTTATTAGTATATTTGCGGTTTTTATTGTTATCATTTTCATTCAACTGCCCTACATTATAAGGAGGATTACCAATAATTACAAAAAGATTTGACTGTCTTTGTTTTTCTACCCGTTTCATATTCTCCGGGCTAAATAAATCTAATTGTGTGCTATTTTGGTCTTCAAAAGTATCAACTAAACAAATACCCTCAAAAGATTTATATTCACCAGCTTGCTCAAAATATTCATGCTCAATATTCATCGCAGCAATATAATAAGGTAACAACATCACCTCATTACAATGCAACTCATGCTCATACTTGTAAGGTAAAGCTGATTTTTGAATCTCGGCGATTTCTCGCATTATTCTAATAATAAAATTACCCGTTCCTACAAAAGGATCAAGAATATGTACACCTTTATCAACTAACGATTTACCAAACTCCTTCTGTAAAATCTCCTCCACACTTTTCACCATGAAATTTACAATTGGTTGAGGAGTGTAAACAATTCCGTGAGTATCCGCAACTTTTACAGAAAACCCTTGAAAAAACTTCTCATAAATTTTATTCAGAAAATCTTGCTTCTGAGAAAAATCATCAATGGTGGCTGCGGTTTCCTCAATCGCACCATAAAACCGATCTAAACCGCTTAAAAAATGACTACGACTAAAAGATTTTGAAGTTAACGCGTTAATTACCTTTTCAATTTCTACCGCAATAATATTTCGTTGAGCAAAATCAGGATTATTAAAGACGCTTCTAAAAATGCGCTCAGTCAATAAATGCTGAATCAACATTTCCTCAACTGCTGCTTCTGAAATATTAGGATTAATTGACTGACGACAAAGGAGTAAAAAATCTGAGAAAGCATCAATAAACTTTTTATTCTTCTTCCTTTGTTCTCGAATTAATTCTAACAATCCTGTGGCGTTTTCCTTAACCCGATGTCCAAACTCATCAGCCGCTTTTTCCCATTGTGCGATCGCAGGAGGACGATATTCAAAAAACTGTCGCACCACATCCACTAACATTTGCGGTTTAGTAATATCTTCATCCATTACCAATTTCCCATCTTGGTAAAGAATCGCCCGATCTGGTTGCTGAAAAATAATGTTATCCTTGGGATAATTAACAGCCAACTTTTTCTGTATTTCTTTCTTTAAATTGTCCTGACTATCCTTAGCTTCCCAATAAGCACGAGGTAAATTAAAATCATCAACTAAAGCCCCATCAACCCGAAGCGGCGGTTTTTTCGGTCTTTTAATCGCATATTCTTGTATGAGAGTCCATTTAAATTGCTGACAGCAAGACTCAAGCAACTTTTGAAAAGCAGCTTTTACAGCCGTCTCATGCACAACCCCCAATTTTTTAAACTGTGCCAATTCTTCGTAATATTGCTTAATAGGTTTATGGGTTGGCTTAAGATTGAGATTTTGCATATAAATTTTGAGTGTTAAGATACAATATATTTACCGTTTCTTAGCATAATATATGAAAAATTTCTGAGATTATTACTCTGTTTGCAAAACTATAAACTACAAACTTTAATTTACAATCTGTTAGGGTGCATGACACAGCTAAAATAATTCATTAGTCCCTTGCAAAGGAACCACCGTGTACACACAAATTTAAAAACCTTTATTTGGGTAGGGTGTGTTATGGACGTTAGTCCTAACGCACCGAAAATCTAGGATGGTGCGTTGCGCTACGCGACAACACACCCTACAAAAAAAAGATTTGGAGTAATTTAATGATTTATGTGTACACCTTGGTTCCTTGCAAAGGGGAGGGAACTAGATTTTCCGGTTTCCTTGGAAAGGGGGGATTAAGGGTGGTAAAACCCGGATGTGAAAGCCACGACGATTTGTGTGTATACCGTAGCCCTATCGATTTGATATTTTAAAACTTTATTTAAACCAAAATAAAACTAATTTATTTGTGATCTGAAAAAGAAAAAGCTAGAGCATAATTGTGAAATTACTACTCTAGCCAAGGATATTTTTTTAAAGTTAAGAATTTTGGGGATGATTAGTATCCACACTCAATGATTACTTACTGACTGGTGCTTCAGTAGATGTTTTACCAACCAACTTAGCTGCATTTTCTTCACTTTCAAGAATACCGAACTCAATCAACAATTCTTCTAATTCTTCCATTTCGATGGGTGTAGGAATTGTCAGATTTTTGTTGTTGATAATCTTGGTAGCCAAAGTCCGATATTCGTTACTTTGATTACTATCAGGTGCGTACTCGTTGACAGTCATCCGACGCAACTCAGCGTGTTGTACAATGTTGTCGCGAGGTACGAAGTGAATCATTTGAGTGTTCAAGCGTTTCGCCAGGGTTTCGATTAAATCAACTTCCCTGTCAACGTTACGGCTGTTACAAATCAAACCACCCAAGCGCACACCACCAGTGTGAGCATATTTAAGAACACCACGAGCGATGTTATTAGCAGCGTACATCGCCATCATTTCACCTGATGTGACAATGTAGATTTCTTGCGCTTTACCTTCTCTTATAGGCATCGCAAAACCACCGCACACAACGTCGCCTAATACGTCGTAAGATACGAAGTCAACATCTGTGTATGCACCATTTTCTTCTAAGAAGTTGATGGCGGTAATAATACCCCGACCGGCGCAACCTACACCAGGTTCTGGACCACCTGATTCTACACAACGGACATCGCGGAAGCCGGTCAGCATGACTTCATGTAATTCGATGTCTTCTACAGCGCCTCTTTCAGCAGCTAATTGTAGAACACTGGTTTGAGCTTTACTGTGTAGCATCAAACGGGTGGAGTCAGCTTTGGGGTCACAACCGACGATAAGAATGCGCTGACCCATTTCCGCCATAGCAGCTAAGGTATTTTGAGAAGTAGTAGATTTACCAATACCACCTTTACCGTAGAAAGCTATTTGTCTAATTTTTTCGTCAGTCATGATAATGATTTCCTACAATTATTTTGTTGATTGGTTTGAACGTTTCTATCAGTCCTTCAGGCTTGGTTAGGTATAGTTAAACCACCACGAGTCTGATATTTGCGGCGAATTCTGCCACCTTTTTCCAGTTGAGAAGCTGACACCTGGAGTCCAGTTCTCATCCATATATCACCTCTGCCAAAAAGTTGCGTTGATGCAGAGTAATTTTTTTAGGAAATTGCTCATGAGATATTGCAAGTGTTACCAGATGCACTGATGACGCAGCTTTCAAAAGCTTGAATCAAGCATTATTAGTTGTTGTAGTATCCCAATCGGTTGCTCAGACCTTAAGAGTAGTTGCAGCAGGAATTTAAGTTCATGTAGACTGCATCCCTGAACTACATAACCAACCAACCAACATTGCAATTTACTCTCAATGGTGACTACAATTTTCCTGATTTTGCTGATGTTATGAACGCCAAGAACTTCTAATTCATTGAATTAGCCATATCATGAGTAATACAAGGAGATAAATCCTCGCCTAAAAGTGGCACTCTTGCGTCGGCAATTTCTTGGTGATGTTTGACAATATGGTTAAATTCCTGGATATGTGGAACAGTATCAGCTCGGCTTGAACTTGATGTTCCAACAGATAAGAATGCTATAACTTAGTTCACGGTTAAGAATATTTTTCGCCGCTTGTGCTAAGTTAATAACCGTTCTAATTTCTATTGAATTGTTAAGTTTTACTAAAAGTCTTTCTTCCTAGACTCTAAGTTTAATTGCATCTGGAGGGTAATCTCAACTAGGTTAGCCAAATCTCACCAGCCTATACCAAGGCAGTTTTGATTGAGTTTAAGTTGTTACGAAAGTTACTATCCTACCTAGCCTGAGTTTACTTATTCGTTACAAAAAGCGGTAACGAATCGAAGTGAATTTACCAGAGCAAAAAACTTTATTGAGCTTGTCTCAATTATTTGAAGTCTTTTACTGCTTTTACTTTTGTGATTCATATACGAAGCATAACATATAAATTCCCATCTATTTATCTAATGCAAATTCATTTTTTTCGTTTAAGCAAAGCCGATATTGTTATTAGTATCGTAAATAGCAATATAGCGGTTATCAGTTAAGTGAGATACAAGAACCCCACCCCCAACCCCCTCCCCGCAAGCGAGGAGGGGGCTATGATGTACTTCATTGAAGTGGATAGCGCTATATGTGATTAGCTGATAGTTATCTATCTATAAATTCCAGTTTCAGGGGTTATGGGAATGTTAGCGAGTATATTGTGGATTTTAATGATGGGCTTTTTTGTGGGACAACTAGCCCGGCGTTTAGGCGCGCCACCTTTAATTGGCATGATTATAGTGGGGATGATTCTTGGACCCCAAGCGCTGAATGTGATTAATCCGGATGTGTTGAATACTGCTGATGATTTAAGAACTTTGGCAGTGATGATTATTCTGATGAAAGCTGGACTGGGTTTAGATAGAGAAAAGTTAGCTCAACAGGGAACTGTGGCGCTGCGTTTGGGATTTTTGCCTGCAACAATGGAGGCGATCGCGATCGCCCTCACAGCTATGGTAATCTTTAAATTTGACTTTCTCACTGGCTTACTCTTAGGCTGTGTCATTGGCGCAGAGTCTCCAGCCGTGATTGTTCCCGGAATGCTGAGACTCAAAAGTTTAGGCTGGGGCGTTACCAAAGGTATCCCCGATGCAATTTTAACTGGTAGTGCTTTATCAGATGTGCTGCTATTGCTGGTTTTCAGCTTGTTGCTGAGTTTCTTGGGTGATGGAGGCGTTGAGCAAATTATCCTTCCTGGCGGGTTGGTACTGACTCCTCTACAACTGCTTCCACTGCAAATTATCATGCAGATTTTACTAGGACTGACATTCGGTTATTTAGCAGCCCGTTTGCTGGTTGTGTTGTTGGTAAAACAAAATTGGACTCAAAATGCAGTTCAAGATACAGTAATTGCTGCTAGTATTGCCTTATTTTTAGTAATTTCTGCTCATGAGTTACCTTACTTTTCTGGTTATTTAGCCGCCATGAGTATGGGTTTTTTCTTAATTGAATTAGATGCACCCCTAGCGAGAAGGTTGCGCGGTGGATTTGACAGTTTATGGATAGTCGCGGAGATTTTTCTGTTTGTATTATTGGGTGCAACTATTCAACTGCAAGTATTAGGCAATATTCTTTTTCCCGGTATTTTAATACTAGCAATTGGTTTACTTCTCGGTCGGATGCTGGGCTGGTATCTTTCCACACTGGGCAGTAATTGGAATTGGCGGGAAAGACTGTTTTTATTACCAGGAAATTCAGCCAAAGCCACAGTACAAGCCGCAATTGGAGCGATTCCCCTGGCTCAAGGGATTGCGGGAGGTGAGATAATTTTAGCGATCGCAGCCTTATCAATTTTAGTTACAGCACCTTTAGGAGCTTGGGCAACTATGACCTTTGCACCTAAATTATTAGAACGGGGAGAAGTTGATCCCACAAAAGTTACAGTTACGACTCGTACATTATTACTAGCAGCCGTTGATACATCAGGTTTAGCGACAGCAGTTTTAACCAAAGTCGCAGATTTAGCACGACGCAGTAATGGTGAAGTTATAGTTTTACATATAGTAAATCTGCCCAATCAGGGAGAAATCCAAGAACTAGAGTCAGAAGCTCAAAAATTGTTATCAGATATCAGATATAAGTTTATCACTGTCACAGGTACGGTTCCAGAAGAGATTATTCGCATTGCCCAAGAGCATAATGTTACAGCAATTATTATGGGCAAACGAGGTCATCAGCCTTGGGAAGAAGTCCTCATTGGCTCAGTATCGCAAGCAGTCTTAGAAACTAGCCCCATACCTGTAATCTTAGTAGAAAATCGTCCAGATGTCTAATTCAGAAAACTACAGATGGCAAACTGCTCTGGTTACTCATATCATAAGTTTAAGTATAAATCTATAGCTTAAGCTTGTGTAATGAAAAACCCAATTTTAACCACAGCCGTATTATTAACTACCATTAGTCTGACAACAACTGCCCAAGCAGCGAATTTTGAACACGTCAGACAGTTATTAGCTACCAAGCAATGTCAAAATTGCGACCTGAGTAATGCTGGTTTAGTCATGGCTGACTTATCTGGAGCGAATTTAAGCGGTGCTAATTTAACAAATGCTAACCTTAGTCGTGCGAATTTAAGCGGTGCTGATTTGAGAGGTGCAAACTTAAGCGGTGCTGGTTTATTTGGCGTTAACCTCAGCCAAGCTAAACTCAGTGGCGCGAACCTAACCGGTGCTGACTTGCGAAACACCTATTTAGCCAATACAGAATTTAATGGTGCTGACCTGGATGGTGTTAACTTTCAAGGTGCAGTTGGTATACCCATGCAAATTGCTACACCAGAAGAATTTTATGCTTTAGGGGTAGCGGAAGCACAAAAAGGTAACCAAAAGCAAGCAATTAATTATTTTAATCAAGCGATCGCATCTCAGCCAGAATACGCAGGTGCTTACTTAGCCCGTGGTGTTGCTCGTTACCAGATATTTGATCGAGAAGGTGCATTCCAAGATGCTCAAACTGCCGAAAAAATGTTTAAAGCCCAAGAAAACGAAACAGGAATCCAAACCGCAGAAGCCTTTATGAAAGAACTACAAACACCCTACTCAGAGAAAGTGACTACTGGTAAACCCAGCTTTTTCGACTTTGTAGGCAGTCTTGGCTCAGTTTTACTGCAATTTTTACCTTTTTAAATGGGGGAGTAGGGAGTGGGGAGTGGGGAGTAGGGGGGAAGAATTGTAACTTCCTAATGACTAATGACTAATGACTAAACAAGCTGTTTGGGCAAAATAACTGTTGACCCTGGCTGAATTATGCTATCTATACATGGGAAAATCAGGTAATACAATCGCAATCCCAGCGATGATGGCACGGAAGGAAAAAAGATGTCGGAAAATTTAAGAAGCCAAGTTGTTACCCAAGGAGTGCAGCGATCGCCTAATCGAGCTATGCTGCGTGCAGTGGGTTTTCAGGACGAAGATTTTAATAAAGCCATTGTCGGCATTGCTAATGGCTACAGTACAATCACTCCCTGCAATATGGGAATTAATAAACTAGCACAAAGAGCCGAAATTGGCGTAAGAGAAGCTGGGGCAATGCCGCAAATGTTCGGTACTATCACCATTAGTGATGGGATTTCAATGGGAACCGAGGGAATGAAATATTCCCTAGTATCGCGAGAAGTTATCGCTGATTCCATTGAAACCGCTTGTACTGGGCAAAGTATGGATGGCGTTTTGGCTATTGGTGGCTGTGATAAAAATATGCCAGGGGCAATGTTAGCGATGGCGCGCATGAATATTCCTGCTATTTTTGTTTACGGTGGCACAATTAAACCCGGTCACTACGATGGTAAAGATTTAACCGTCGTTAGTTCCTTTGAAGCAGTAGGTCAATACAGCGCCGGCAAAATTGACAGTGATGAACTCTTAGCCGTGGAACGTCAAGCTTGTCCTGGTGCTGGTTCCTGCGGTGGGATGTTTACAGCAAATACCATGTCTTCCGCTTTTGAAGCAATGGGCATGAGCTTACCTTATTCTTCCACAATGGCAGCCGAAGATGCTGAAAAAGCCGACAGTACGGAAAAATCAGCCATTGCTTTAGTAGAAGCAATTCGTAAGCAAATCTTACCTCGGCAGATTATCACCCGTAAATCTATAGAAAATGCCATTTCGGTAATTATGGCAGTGGGTGGTTCCACAAATGCAGTATTGCACTTTTTGGCGATCGCTCGTGCAGCTGGTGTAGAACTCACACTAGACGACTTTGAAATTAT encodes:
- a CDS encoding type ISP restriction/modification enzyme codes for the protein MIKAKIYYARMGEFLTKKEKLAYLEKLQHTGDVEWQEITPDKNHNWLTEGLEDEFENYLSLGNREAKSAAIQNQKVVFKLFSLGVSTNRDKWAYNFNIHELTANIQRMISTYNEQVRKWQDRHDKSVNIDNFLVYDDQKIAWSRDLKKDLKTGNSLEFSQAKIRRSLYRPFVNSHLYFADGLNDSPGKFPLIFPTPETENENSVIGVVNEAQIPFSAQITNSIPCLHYGGRQTQCFPFYTYEKDGTNRRENITDWALEEYRNHYQDTTITKWDIFYYTYSVLHHPDYRERYAANLKRELPRIPFAPEFHPFAIAGKQLAEIHINYEKQPEYRLKHLENKDLPIDWRVEKMRLSKDKTQIKYNDFLTLTGIPPEVFAYRLGNRSALDWIIDQYQVTTDKRSGITNDPNRLDDEEYIVRLIKQVVTVSLETVKIVKDLPDLGLPQE
- a CDS encoding pentapeptide repeat-containing protein, which translates into the protein MKNPILTTAVLLTTISLTTTAQAANFEHVRQLLATKQCQNCDLSNAGLVMADLSGANLSGANLTNANLSRANLSGADLRGANLSGAGLFGVNLSQAKLSGANLTGADLRNTYLANTEFNGADLDGVNFQGAVGIPMQIATPEEFYALGVAEAQKGNQKQAINYFNQAIASQPEYAGAYLARGVARYQIFDREGAFQDAQTAEKMFKAQENETGIQTAEAFMKELQTPYSEKVTTGKPSFFDFVGSLGSVLLQFLPF
- a CDS encoding type II toxin-antitoxin system HicB family antitoxin gives rise to the protein MQSSIPTNFSIEVEQEDDGRWIAEILEIPGVLVYAATQQQAISNVQALALRVIADKLEHGEICLGLTSLTFVAASQKGLLL
- a CDS encoding cation:proton antiporter, producing MLASILWILMMGFFVGQLARRLGAPPLIGMIIVGMILGPQALNVINPDVLNTADDLRTLAVMIILMKAGLGLDREKLAQQGTVALRLGFLPATMEAIAIALTAMVIFKFDFLTGLLLGCVIGAESPAVIVPGMLRLKSLGWGVTKGIPDAILTGSALSDVLLLLVFSLLLSFLGDGGVEQIILPGGLVLTPLQLLPLQIIMQILLGLTFGYLAARLLVVLLVKQNWTQNAVQDTVIAASIALFLVISAHELPYFSGYLAAMSMGFFLIELDAPLARRLRGGFDSLWIVAEIFLFVLLGATIQLQVLGNILFPGILILAIGLLLGRMLGWYLSTLGSNWNWRERLFLLPGNSAKATVQAAIGAIPLAQGIAGGEIILAIAALSILVTAPLGAWATMTFAPKLLERGEVDPTKVTVTTRTLLLAAVDTSGLATAVLTKVADLARRSNGEVIVLHIVNLPNQGEIQELESEAQKLLSDIRYKFITVTGTVPEEIIRIAQEHNVTAIIMGKRGHQPWEEVLIGSVSQAVLETSPIPVILVENRPDV
- a CDS encoding zinc metalloprotease HtpX, producing MNNQLKTVALLAVLSGLLIAISYWIIGGTGGLIIGIGLAAATNLFSWYQSDQIALRVYRARPVSEAEAPGLYNMVRKLSQRANIPMPGVYIVPSQTANAFATGRDPEHAAVAVTEGILNILPDEELEGVIAHELTHITNRDTLTQAVAATIAGAISFLAQMVSYSLWFGGSGSRDGNRGGNIFGVLLTVILAPIAATIIQLAISRTREFSADAGAAKLTGNPRALAQALQRLEATARELPLNANPAFEPLLIINPISGKFLGNLFSSHPATEARVQELLKLEL
- the ilvD gene encoding dihydroxy-acid dehydratase, whose translation is MSENLRSQVVTQGVQRSPNRAMLRAVGFQDEDFNKAIVGIANGYSTITPCNMGINKLAQRAEIGVREAGAMPQMFGTITISDGISMGTEGMKYSLVSREVIADSIETACTGQSMDGVLAIGGCDKNMPGAMLAMARMNIPAIFVYGGTIKPGHYDGKDLTVVSSFEAVGQYSAGKIDSDELLAVERQACPGAGSCGGMFTANTMSSAFEAMGMSLPYSSTMAAEDAEKADSTEKSAIALVEAIRKQILPRQIITRKSIENAISVIMAVGGSTNAVLHFLAIARAAGVELTLDDFEIIRGRVPVICDLKPSGRYVATDLHKAGGIPQVMKMLLVHDLLHGDCLTISGQTVAEVLADIPAEPRTDQDVIRPWNNPMYAQGHLAILKGNLATEGAVAKITGVKKPIITGPARVFESEESCLDAILAGKINAGDVLIIRYEGPKGGPGMREMLAPTSAIIGAGLGDSVGLITDGRFSGGTYGMVVGHVAPEAAVGGAIALVEEGDTITIDATNRLLQLNVSDEELARRRANWQPLPPRYTKGVLAKYAKLVSSSSVGAVTDLDLFNH
- a CDS encoding N-6 DNA methylase; translated protein: MQNLNLKPTHKPIKQYYEELAQFKKLGVVHETAVKAAFQKLLESCCQQFKWTLIQEYAIKRPKKPPLRVDGALVDDFNLPRAYWEAKDSQDNLKKEIQKKLAVNYPKDNIIFQQPDRAILYQDGKLVMDEDITKPQMLVDVVRQFFEYRPPAIAQWEKAADEFGHRVKENATGLLELIREQRKKNKKFIDAFSDFLLLCRQSINPNISEAAVEEMLIQHLLTERIFRSVFNNPDFAQRNIIAVEIEKVINALTSKSFSRSHFLSGLDRFYGAIEETAATIDDFSQKQDFLNKIYEKFFQGFSVKVADTHGIVYTPQPIVNFMVKSVEEILQKEFGKSLVDKGVHILDPFVGTGNFIIRIMREIAEIQKSALPYKYEHELHCNEVMLLPYYIAAMNIEHEYFEQAGEYKSFEGICLVDTFEDQNSTQLDLFSPENMKRVEKQRQSNLFVIIGNPPYNVGQLNENDNNKNRKYTNKDKTGIDDLVSETYGKASKAILKNKLADPYVKAIRWASERINDEGIIAFVTNNGFIEQIAFDGMRQELEKKFDKIYIFDLGGNVRKNPKLSGTTHNVFGIQVGVSVNIFIKKRV
- the nifH gene encoding nitrogenase iron protein — translated: MTDEKIRQIAFYGKGGIGKSTTSQNTLAAMAEMGQRILIVGCDPKADSTRLMLHSKAQTSVLQLAAERGAVEDIELHEVMLTGFRDVRCVESGGPEPGVGCAGRGIITAINFLEENGAYTDVDFVSYDVLGDVVCGGFAMPIREGKAQEIYIVTSGEMMAMYAANNIARGVLKYAHTGGVRLGGLICNSRNVDREVDLIETLAKRLNTQMIHFVPRDNIVQHAELRRMTVNEYAPDSNQSNEYRTLATKIINNKNLTIPTPIEMEELEELLIEFGILESEENAAKLVGKTSTEAPVSK